In a genomic window of Magnolia sinica isolate HGM2019 chromosome 16, MsV1, whole genome shotgun sequence:
- the LOC131228886 gene encoding increased DNA methylation 1-like, with the protein MQVFPESVYFCPSCGCGLCGEGEYNNDGEIFVEKTILFCDQCERGYHVGCLRERGDEGLESCPEGNWFCGEKCSEIFFHLQNLLGKSNSAGIDGLSWTILRSNEKHGRNRNTSSIIEAMTKCKLRAARSMLRECFDRIIQPATKTDLITDVVFSKESAVPHLNYRGFYTMILEKGKKPISVATFRVRSDKVAEVPLVGTCIRSRRQGMCRLLMNSLQKVIFSVDLDTQLDIILANMGVQKLLLPVTAKLLQCWNTSFGFSVATNFDRFKMLEYPFLEFNDTIMCQKLLTRAVT; encoded by the exons ATGCAGGTTTTCCCTGAAAGTGTATATTTCTGCCCATCTTGTGGATGTGGATTATGTGGCGAGGGTGAATACAATAATGATGGTGAAATTTTTGTGGAGAAAACAATTTTGTTTTGTGATCAATGTGAACGTGGAT atcatgtggGTTGTCTGAGAGAAAGAGGCGATGAAGGACTTGAAAGTTGTCCAGAGGGAAATTGGTTTTGTGGAGAAAAATGTTCAGAG ATATTCTTCCATCTCCAAAATCTTCTTGGGAAATCAAATTCAGCAGGCATAGATGGTCTATCatggactattttgaggtcaaATGAAAAACATGGTCGTAATCGTAATACATCCTCCATCATTGAAGCCATGACCAAGTGCAAGCTTCGGGCTGCACGTTCTATGCTACGTGAATGTTTTGATCGCATTATCCAACCAGCTACCAAGACAGACCTTATCACAGATGTTGTTTTCAGTAAAGA ATCGGCAGTACCCCATCTGAACTATCGAGGTTTCTATACAATGATCTTGGAGAAAGGGAAGAAACCGATATCCGTGGCAACGTTCAG GGTCCGTAGTGACAAGGTAGCAGAAGTGCCTCTTGTGGGCACATGTATTAGGTCTCGCCGACAAGGAATGTGCCGTCTTCTTATGAATAGTTTACAAAAGGTAATATTTTCAGTTGATTTAGATACACAACTAGATATT ATTCTTGCCAACATGGGGGTACAAAAATTGCTATTGCCTGTAACTGCTAAGCTTCTACAGTGTTGGAATACATCATTTGGTTTTTCTGTGGCGACGAATTTTGACAGATTCAAAATGTTGGAGTACCCATTTTTAGAATTTAATGACACTATAATGTGCCAGAAACTATTGACAAGAGCTGTAACTTAA